One Bosea sp. 685 DNA segment encodes these proteins:
- a CDS encoding VOC family protein has translation MSRFFGQIRQAGYVVPDIEAAMDYWSRVLGVGPFFYNPKVPIKNYRYKGERYEPHNSVALANSGPLQIELIQCRNDVPSMYRDFTQAGHSGLQHVAYWTDSYDADLERLIGQGFKPVMSGEVGERGRFIYFDTHYHPGTVIELSEVAGPKGEMFRLIREASEGWDGKDPVRPFPDLSKL, from the coding sequence ATGAGCCGCTTCTTCGGCCAGATCCGCCAGGCTGGCTATGTCGTCCCCGATATCGAGGCGGCGATGGACTACTGGAGCCGTGTCCTTGGCGTCGGGCCGTTCTTCTACAACCCGAAGGTTCCGATCAAGAATTACCGCTACAAGGGCGAGCGCTACGAGCCGCATAATTCGGTCGCGCTGGCCAATTCCGGGCCGCTCCAGATCGAACTGATCCAATGCCGCAACGACGTGCCCTCGATGTATCGCGACTTCACCCAGGCCGGGCATAGCGGCCTGCAGCATGTCGCCTACTGGACCGACAGCTACGACGCCGATCTCGAACGCCTGATCGGGCAGGGCTTCAAGCCGGTGATGTCAGGCGAAGTCGGCGAGCGCGGCCGCTTCATCTATTTCGACACGCATTACCATCCCGGCACCGTGATCGAGCTGTCGGAGGTCGCCGGCCCCAAGGGCGAGATGTTCCGCCTGATTCGCGAGGCCTCGGAAGGCTGGGACGGCAAGGATCCCGTGCGTCCATTCCCCGATCTCAGCAAGCTCTGA
- a CDS encoding TRAP transporter large permease subunit, with protein sequence MHGHATLSPAPVPENGIAHLAGKLDRLVGGLVEAVAAALVLVEIAILGAGVTARYVFHRPLIWSDELASILFLWLSMLGAVVALRRGEHMRMTGLVSRVGPGARSLLEALAITASIAFLLMILPHALEYAEEERFIVTPALEITNAWRAAAIPVGMGLMLLAACFRLLRFGSLKPLLLALGLTVALVLLFWLVGPMLKPLGKLNLVVFFVGVVALNVFSGVPIAFSFALATFGYLALTTATPLIVMVGRLDEGMSHLILLAVPLFIFLGALIEMTGMARAMIQFLASLLGHVRGGLSYVLVGAMYLVSGISGSKIADMAAIAPVLFPEMQKRGAKPGDLVALLSATGAQTETIPPSIVLITIGSVTGVSIAALFTGGMLPGVVLGAALCFVIWWRYRGEDLSHVARYSKREIGKLALVALPAVSLPFVIRAAVVEGVATATEVSTIGIAYSVVMGLLVYRQFDWRRLPRMLVDTASLTGAIIFIVGCATAMAWGLTQSGFSQDLAKIMAAVPGGTWGFLAISIVAFIILGSVLEGIPAIVLFGPLLFPIAKQVGVHEVHYAMVVIFAMGIGLFAPPFGVGYYGACAISKINPDEGLKYIWGYMLALLIGLVVVAAVPWISTGFLKF encoded by the coding sequence ATGCACGGACATGCGACGCTGTCGCCTGCGCCTGTCCCCGAGAATGGCATTGCGCATCTCGCCGGCAAGCTCGACCGCCTGGTCGGCGGCCTCGTCGAGGCCGTGGCGGCCGCGCTCGTCCTGGTCGAGATCGCCATCCTCGGGGCGGGCGTGACGGCGCGCTATGTCTTCCACAGGCCCTTGATCTGGTCGGACGAACTGGCCTCGATCCTGTTCCTCTGGCTCTCGATGCTGGGCGCGGTCGTAGCCCTCCGGCGCGGCGAGCATATGCGCATGACCGGCCTCGTCAGCCGTGTCGGGCCAGGGGCGCGCAGCCTACTGGAGGCGCTCGCGATCACCGCCTCGATCGCCTTCCTGCTGATGATTTTGCCCCATGCGCTGGAATATGCCGAGGAGGAAAGGTTCATCGTCACTCCGGCGCTGGAGATCACCAATGCCTGGCGCGCGGCGGCGATTCCCGTCGGCATGGGGCTGATGCTGCTGGCGGCGTGTTTCCGGCTGCTGCGTTTCGGCTCGCTCAAGCCCTTATTGCTGGCGCTCGGCCTCACAGTTGCCCTCGTGCTGCTGTTCTGGCTTGTCGGCCCCATGCTGAAGCCGCTCGGCAAGCTCAATCTCGTGGTCTTCTTCGTCGGGGTGGTGGCGCTCAACGTCTTCTCCGGCGTGCCGATCGCCTTCTCCTTCGCGCTCGCCACCTTCGGCTATCTCGCGCTCACCACCGCGACGCCGCTGATCGTCATGGTCGGGCGGCTCGACGAGGGCATGAGCCATCTCATCCTGCTCGCGGTGCCGCTCTTCATCTTCCTGGGCGCGCTGATCGAGATGACCGGCATGGCCAGGGCGATGATCCAGTTCCTCGCTTCGCTGCTCGGCCATGTCCGCGGCGGCCTCTCCTATGTGCTGGTCGGGGCGATGTATCTCGTCTCCGGCATTTCGGGCTCGAAGATCGCCGACATGGCCGCGATCGCACCGGTGCTCTTCCCGGAGATGCAGAAGCGCGGCGCCAAGCCCGGCGATCTCGTCGCCCTGCTCTCGGCGACAGGCGCGCAGACCGAGACGATCCCGCCCTCGATCGTGCTGATCACCATCGGCTCCGTGACGGGCGTCTCGATCGCTGCGCTCTTCACCGGCGGCATGCTGCCCGGTGTCGTGCTCGGCGCTGCGCTCTGCTTCGTGATCTGGTGGCGCTATCGCGGCGAGGATCTCAGCCATGTCGCGCGCTATTCAAAGCGCGAGATCGGCAAGCTCGCTTTGGTCGCGCTGCCGGCCGTCTCGCTGCCCTTCGTCATTCGCGCCGCGGTCGTCGAGGGCGTGGCGACGGCGACCGAGGTCTCGACCATCGGCATCGCCTATTCCGTCGTGATGGGGCTTCTGGTCTACCGCCAGTTCGACTGGCGCCGGCTGCCGCGCATGCTGGTCGACACCGCCTCGCTGACGGGTGCAATCATCTTCATCGTCGGCTGCGCCACGGCCATGGCCTGGGGCCTGACCCAATCCGGCTTCTCGCAGGATCTGGCGAAGATCATGGCGGCCGTGCCCGGTGGAACCTGGGGCTTCCTGGCGATCTCGATCGTCGCCTTCATCATCCTCGGCAGCGTGCTGGAGGGTATCCCGGCGATCGTGCTGTTCGGACCGCTCCTGTTTCCGATCGCCAAGCAGGTCGGCGTGCATGAGGTGCACTACGCCATGGTGGTGATCTTCGCGATGGGCATCGGCCTCTTCGCGCCGCCTTTCGGGGTTGGCTATTACGGCGCCTGCGCGATCAGCAAGATCAATCCCGATGAGGGCCTGAAATACATCTGGGGCTACATGCTGGCCCTGCTGATCGGCCTCGTTGTGGTCGCCGCCGTGCCGTGGATCTCCACCGGCTTCCTGAAATTCTGA
- a CDS encoding TRAP transporter substrate-binding protein, with amino-acid sequence MTSLTRRTVLRTLAATPAIPLIGMPHIARAAEIELKYGNNLPLSHPLNVRAAEAAEEIKAKTNGRVEIKIFPNNQLGGDTDMLSQVRNGGITFFTPSALVIATLVPVAAINAVGFAFADYDQVWKAMDGALGAHVRAAIAKVNLFAFEKMWDNGFRQMTTSGKPIETAKDMAGLKIRVPVSPLSIAMFKALEAAPASLQFSEVYSSLQTRIVDAQENPLPIIQVAKLYEVQKNCAISNHIWDGFWFIANGRAWNALPADVRTIVSDAINEAGVRQRADIKGLNETVQADLQAKGLAFNKTNPDSFRAKLREAGFYKDWQGRFGEEAWGLLEGAVGKLA; translated from the coding sequence ATGACGTCATTGACCCGCCGTACGGTGCTGCGCACGCTTGCCGCGACGCCGGCCATTCCCCTCATCGGCATGCCGCATATCGCGCGCGCCGCCGAGATCGAATTGAAATACGGCAACAACCTGCCGCTCAGCCATCCCTTGAACGTGCGCGCCGCCGAGGCTGCCGAAGAGATCAAGGCGAAGACCAACGGCCGGGTCGAGATCAAGATCTTCCCCAACAACCAGCTTGGCGGCGACACCGACATGCTGAGCCAGGTCCGCAATGGCGGCATCACCTTCTTCACGCCTTCAGCACTGGTGATCGCGACGCTGGTGCCTGTCGCCGCGATCAATGCGGTGGGCTTCGCCTTTGCCGATTACGACCAGGTCTGGAAGGCGATGGATGGCGCGCTCGGCGCCCATGTCCGCGCCGCGATCGCCAAGGTGAACCTCTTCGCCTTCGAGAAGATGTGGGACAACGGCTTTCGCCAGATGACGACGTCAGGCAAGCCGATCGAGACCGCCAAGGACATGGCGGGCCTGAAGATCCGCGTGCCGGTGAGCCCGCTTTCGATCGCGATGTTCAAGGCGCTGGAGGCCGCACCCGCCAGCCTGCAGTTCAGCGAGGTCTATTCCTCGCTCCAGACCAGGATCGTCGACGCGCAGGAGAACCCGCTGCCGATCATCCAGGTCGCCAAGCTCTATGAGGTGCAGAAGAACTGCGCCATCAGCAACCACATCTGGGACGGCTTCTGGTTCATCGCCAATGGTCGCGCCTGGAACGCCCTGCCGGCCGACGTCAGGACGATCGTCAGCGACGCCATCAACGAGGCCGGCGTCAGGCAGCGCGCCGATATCAAGGGCCTGAACGAGACGGTCCAGGCGGATCTGCAGGCGAAGGGCCTCGCCTTCAACAAGACCAATCCCGACTCCTTCCGCGCCAAGCTGCGCGAGGCCGGCTTCTACAAGGATTGGCAGGGGCGCTTCGGGGAGGAGGCTTGGGGGCTGCTCGAAGGCGCTGTCGGCAAGCTGGCTTGA
- a CDS encoding LacI family DNA-binding transcriptional regulator, which translates to MPLSQNDGATTEETENLPRRRRMAGMGDVARLAGVSSATVDRVLNQRPGVRAVTVQRVLKAAGELGYVMDGALPASALKPLRLAFLIPAGTNRFLGMLGRLIGSSQDQLASFNMRARVDYIESFKPELLAQHLRRIGRDVDGIAFMALEHPTVREAVDWLAERGVPTVTLISDIAKTQRVAYVGLDNRSAGRSAGYLIARFIGAKPAKVAMIAGSLSYRAHEEREMGFLHLFEELFPAIEVVGLREGHDDEARNYRQTKTLLAQHPDLAGIYNIGGGPEGIARALKEAGRQHEVVFVGHGLTPETRALLIEGAMDAVITQNPQAALMDCVAIFANLRAGRPALHGTASPRTEIILRENLP; encoded by the coding sequence ATGCCTCTCTCTCAGAATGACGGTGCCACGACCGAGGAAACGGAGAACCTGCCACGCCGCCGCCGCATGGCCGGGATGGGCGATGTTGCGCGGCTCGCCGGCGTCTCGAGCGCGACCGTCGACCGGGTCTTGAACCAGCGCCCCGGCGTGCGCGCAGTCACAGTGCAGCGCGTCCTGAAGGCGGCTGGCGAGCTCGGCTACGTCATGGACGGCGCCCTGCCGGCCAGCGCGCTCAAACCCTTGCGTCTCGCCTTCCTGATCCCCGCCGGCACGAACCGCTTTCTCGGCATGCTCGGGCGCCTGATCGGCAGCTCCCAGGACCAGCTCGCCTCCTTCAACATGCGGGCGCGCGTCGATTATATCGAGAGCTTCAAGCCCGAATTGCTGGCCCAGCATCTGCGCCGCATCGGGCGCGACGTCGACGGCATCGCCTTCATGGCGCTGGAGCACCCGACGGTCCGCGAAGCGGTCGACTGGCTGGCCGAGCGCGGCGTGCCGACGGTGACGCTAATCTCCGACATCGCCAAGACACAGCGCGTCGCCTATGTCGGGCTCGACAACCGCTCGGCGGGGCGCTCGGCCGGATACCTGATCGCACGCTTCATCGGGGCCAAACCCGCCAAGGTCGCGATGATCGCCGGCAGCCTGAGCTATCGCGCCCATGAAGAGCGCGAGATGGGCTTCCTGCATCTGTTCGAGGAGCTCTTCCCGGCAATCGAGGTCGTCGGCCTGCGCGAGGGCCATGACGACGAGGCCAGGAATTATCGCCAGACCAAGACCCTCCTGGCGCAGCACCCCGACCTTGCCGGTATCTACAATATCGGCGGCGGTCCCGAAGGCATCGCGAGGGCGCTGAAGGAAGCCGGCCGGCAGCACGAGGTCGTCTTCGTCGGCCATGGCCTGACGCCGGAGACGCGGGCCTTGCTCATCGAGGGCGCGATGGATGCGGTCATTACCCAGAATCCGCAGGCGGCGCTGATGGATTGCGTCGCGATCTTCGCCAATCTGCGCGCCGGGCGGCCGGCCCTGCACGGCACGGCAAGCCCCCGCACCGAGATCATCCTGCGCGAGAACCTGCCGTGA
- a CDS encoding DUF6772 family protein, translating to MTSPNSQLDDMRRAIREADPSLSRFDPLPRIICLDDFDRGMCGWTQLVGNYEHSLDAMLPGYAQHSHAMLSTLPNWDFGSHGGVDGSYALKIATRPKTGAQNVAIKRLTFRKAGPIRLETYFTFKPEATELQLSETDIRSFGFLYDLQVGDQHGAGGNRVMPHLRFLNAENGVHLQKWQFKRETTPIKPIGTAGKTITHYHLAPTDWEDLPGGEQRLCYNEIPTKVNWHYLRFDFDLATMQATRFQVNDRVFDMQAYDCIRIPAMKNLWCMLNIGFFAETDTDKRAFAYLDSVCLSGDF from the coding sequence ATGACCTCACCCAATTCGCAGCTCGACGACATGCGCCGTGCCATCCGCGAGGCCGATCCCAGCTTGAGCCGCTTCGACCCGCTGCCGCGCATCATCTGCCTCGATGATTTCGACCGGGGGATGTGCGGCTGGACCCAGCTCGTCGGCAATTACGAGCACTCGCTCGACGCGATGCTGCCGGGCTATGCCCAACACAGCCATGCCATGCTCTCGACCTTGCCGAACTGGGATTTCGGCTCGCATGGCGGCGTCGACGGCTCCTATGCGCTGAAGATCGCGACGCGGCCGAAGACGGGTGCGCAGAACGTCGCGATCAAGCGCCTGACCTTCCGCAAGGCCGGCCCGATCCGGCTCGAGACCTATTTCACCTTCAAGCCGGAGGCGACCGAGCTCCAGCTCTCTGAGACCGACATCCGCTCCTTCGGCTTCCTCTATGACCTCCAGGTCGGCGACCAGCATGGTGCGGGCGGCAACCGGGTGATGCCGCATCTGCGCTTCCTCAATGCCGAAAACGGCGTGCACCTGCAGAAATGGCAGTTCAAGCGCGAGACGACGCCGATCAAGCCGATCGGCACTGCCGGCAAGACGATCACGCATTACCATCTCGCGCCGACCGACTGGGAGGACCTGCCGGGCGGCGAGCAGCGGCTTTGCTACAACGAGATCCCGACCAAGGTGAACTGGCATTATCTGCGTTTCGATTTCGACCTCGCGACGATGCAGGCGACGCGTTTTCAGGTGAACGACCGCGTCTTCGACATGCAGGCTTATGACTGCATCCGCATCCCGGCGATGAAGAACCTCTGGTGCATGCTGAATATCGGCTTCTTCGCCGAGACCGACACCGACAAGCGCGCCTTCGCCTATCTCGATTCCGTCTGCCTGTCGGGAGACTTCTGA
- a CDS encoding carbohydrate ABC transporter permease yields the protein MSKPPSLSRAALKLLGVLVIVAWSVLPIALIAMSSFKSDRDIFSLTSRFSFAPTLANYELLWSRWGDFFFGLWNSFIVTVGATVLAVLVSLLAGFAYSRHASKGLQASAFFLIFIRLIPPIVITLPLFPVVNWLGLNDTHLILIVLYATFFVSLGTIVMRTFIDQIPRELDEAAMIDGASQMQIVWRIILPMAAQGMLAVAVFVIVYAWNEFLFAFIFTTTKAKTAPLVISEMIGAVEGVEWGVLFAASTVQLLPVLAFVILMQKHLVAGLTAGAVKG from the coding sequence ATGTCTAAACCACCCTCCCTCTCTCGCGCAGCCCTGAAGCTTCTCGGCGTCCTCGTCATCGTCGCCTGGTCGGTTCTGCCGATCGCCCTGATCGCGATGTCCTCCTTCAAATCGGACCGCGATATCTTCTCGCTGACCTCGCGTTTCAGCTTCGCGCCGACATTGGCGAATTACGAACTGCTCTGGAGCCGCTGGGGCGACTTCTTCTTCGGGCTCTGGAACAGCTTCATCGTCACGGTCGGCGCAACGGTGCTCGCCGTCCTGGTCTCGTTGCTCGCCGGCTTCGCCTATTCGCGCCATGCCTCGAAGGGGCTGCAGGCCAGCGCCTTCTTCCTGATCTTCATCCGCTTGATCCCGCCGATCGTGATCACGCTGCCGCTGTTTCCGGTGGTGAACTGGCTCGGGCTCAACGACACGCATCTGATCCTGATCGTGCTCTACGCCACCTTCTTCGTCTCGCTCGGCACCATCGTGATGCGCACCTTCATCGACCAGATCCCGCGCGAGCTCGACGAGGCGGCGATGATCGACGGCGCTTCACAGATGCAGATCGTCTGGCGCATCATTTTGCCGATGGCGGCCCAAGGCATGCTCGCGGTCGCGGTCTTCGTCATCGTCTATGCCTGGAACGAGTTCCTCTTCGCCTTCATCTTCACCACCACCAAGGCCAAGACCGCGCCTTTGGTGATCTCGGAGATGATCGGCGCGGTCGAGGGTGTCGAATGGGGCGTGCTCTTCGCCGCCTCGACCGTCCAGCTCCTGCCGGTGCTCGCCTTCGTCATCCTCATGCAGAAGCATCTCGTCGCCGGCCTGACCGCCGGCGCGGTGAAGGGGTAG
- a CDS encoding sugar ABC transporter permease encodes MTARTPLSAIALVGPVQLMVGGIIFLPAIYVFWLSLNQSSFGQAASFVGLANYAKVLSDPYFWRALVNTVIVVAVVVHLELLLGLLMALFFASGVPFRPILLAIVLAPYAVSEVSAVVMWRYLFEPDVGMMSQMLSFLGLPPIEWAVKPSHGLFMVSLLSIWLHLPFSFIIIYAARLSIPSDLYEAGAIDGASSWTAFRRITLPLLMPALLIAALFRYIFAFRLFSEVWLMTGGGPARTTEVLAVYLYLEAFRYNAFGSAAATGWLLVLASLLLALFYLRRLYREMFGKHV; translated from the coding sequence ATGACCGCGCGCACGCCCCTTTCGGCCATCGCATTGGTCGGCCCCGTCCAGCTCATGGTCGGCGGCATCATCTTCCTGCCGGCGATCTACGTGTTCTGGCTCAGCCTGAACCAGTCCTCCTTCGGCCAGGCGGCGAGCTTCGTCGGCCTCGCCAACTACGCCAAGGTCCTGAGCGACCCCTATTTTTGGCGGGCGCTCGTCAACACGGTGATCGTCGTCGCCGTGGTCGTGCATCTCGAATTGCTGCTTGGCCTCTTGATGGCGCTGTTCTTCGCCTCGGGCGTGCCGTTCCGACCGATCCTGCTCGCCATCGTGCTCGCGCCCTATGCGGTCAGCGAGGTCTCGGCCGTGGTGATGTGGCGCTATCTGTTCGAGCCCGATGTCGGAATGATGAGCCAGATGCTCTCATTCCTGGGCCTGCCGCCGATCGAATGGGCGGTGAAGCCGAGCCACGGCCTGTTCATGGTCTCGCTGCTCTCGATCTGGCTGCACCTGCCCTTCTCCTTCATCATCATCTACGCGGCCAGGCTCTCGATCCCGAGCGATCTCTACGAGGCCGGCGCGATCGACGGCGCCAGCAGCTGGACGGCGTTTCGCCGCATCACCTTGCCGCTCTTGATGCCGGCCCTGCTGATCGCGGCCTTGTTTCGCTACATCTTCGCCTTCCGGCTGTTCTCCGAGGTCTGGCTGATGACCGGCGGCGGGCCGGCGCGCACCACCGAGGTGCTGGCGGTCTATCTCTATCTCGAGGCCTTTCGTTACAACGCCTTCGGCTCGGCTGCCGCCACGGGCTGGCTGCTCGTGCTCGCCTCGCTCCTGCTCGCGCTGTTCTATCTGCGCCGGCTCTACAGGGAGATGTTCGGCAAGCATGTCTAA
- a CDS encoding mandelate racemase/muconate lactonizing enzyme family protein has product MTASRITQIIAHPLRATLPKVQRTSQGDYPAIELVVVEVVTSDGVVGFGEALARRGAAGYARLIDEVLGPRLIGKDPADRRAHWKAMRAALSGRPGGQLVEAIAGIDIALWDIAGKQAGLPIHKLLGGIGRTQVAAYASSINWLDDATVEAEVTAALKAGFREIKVKLGHPLKDAIARARFIRKLAGDDIALYVDANWAYDVDDALIVGRVLADLGYGFFEEPIAPHDREGYRRLAQHLPIRLAAGESDYVATEALLMLQDRSLGLIQPDVTRSGGITETWRIAELAAAFNTAYAPHVGWSGAICVAASLQLAAAAESFRTFECMVYENPLRDAFTHPVVGEGSQLADGKLAVPQGPGLGIEVDRDALQRFRVS; this is encoded by the coding sequence ATGACGGCAAGCCGCATCACGCAGATCATCGCGCATCCCTTGCGCGCCACGCTTCCCAAGGTGCAGCGCACCTCGCAGGGCGACTATCCCGCCATCGAGCTTGTCGTCGTCGAGGTCGTGACCAGCGACGGCGTGGTGGGGTTCGGCGAGGCTTTGGCGCGGCGCGGCGCGGCCGGCTATGCGCGGTTGATCGACGAGGTGCTCGGCCCCCGCCTGATCGGCAAGGACCCAGCCGACCGGCGCGCGCATTGGAAGGCGATGCGCGCCGCGCTGTCTGGCCGCCCCGGCGGGCAGTTGGTCGAGGCGATCGCGGGCATCGACATCGCGCTCTGGGATATCGCCGGCAAACAGGCCGGCCTGCCGATCCACAAGCTGCTCGGCGGCATCGGGCGTACGCAGGTCGCGGCCTATGCCTCCTCGATCAACTGGCTCGACGATGCGACGGTGGAGGCGGAGGTCACTGCTGCGCTGAAAGCCGGTTTCCGCGAGATCAAGGTCAAGCTCGGCCACCCGCTGAAGGATGCGATCGCCCGGGCGCGGTTCATCCGCAAGCTCGCGGGCGACGATATCGCCCTCTATGTCGACGCCAACTGGGCTTATGATGTCGATGACGCGCTGATCGTCGGCCGGGTGCTGGCCGATCTCGGCTATGGCTTCTTCGAGGAACCGATCGCGCCGCATGATCGCGAGGGCTATCGTCGGCTCGCCCAGCACCTGCCGATCAGGCTCGCGGCGGGCGAAAGCGACTATGTCGCCACCGAGGCGCTGCTCATGCTGCAGGACCGTTCGCTAGGACTGATCCAGCCCGATGTGACACGCTCGGGCGGCATCACCGAGACCTGGCGCATCGCGGAACTCGCCGCCGCCTTCAACACGGCCTACGCTCCCCATGTCGGCTGGTCCGGCGCGATCTGCGTCGCCGCCAGCCTCCAGCTCGCGGCCGCCGCCGAGAGCTTCCGCACCTTTGAGTGCATGGTCTACGAGAACCCGCTGCGCGATGCCTTCACGCATCCCGTGGTCGGCGAGGGCTCTCAGCTCGCCGACGGCAAGCTCGCAGTGCCGCAGGGCCCGGGCCTCGGCATCGAGGTCGATCGCGACGCGCTCCAGCGTTTCCGGGTTTCGTGA
- a CDS encoding FadR/GntR family transcriptional regulator, whose amino-acid sequence MNDAALTAAIDNDPFGGSDVVPTRLGDALIARITQAIHDGRLKPGDALPSESRIAASFGVSKPIAREAIRQLAAMGVVHIQQGKVTRVQALNAAPLDRFFRFAVSGSKTGLIEAVELRRILEPPIAAHSAERRSDADLERLRGILQRMEAALGDVPLWIEADLDFHEAIAASAGNRLLDFQIRGLRPVIRQVMEIFNSREARTKADWRRTYERHVRVVEAIAIGDAAAAQAAMNKHFEAAEAAIAEIAASREEYHDGRTRARP is encoded by the coding sequence ATGAACGACGCCGCCCTGACAGCCGCGATCGACAACGACCCGTTCGGCGGGTCCGATGTCGTGCCGACGCGGCTCGGCGACGCGCTGATCGCGCGTATCACCCAGGCGATCCATGACGGGCGCTTGAAGCCTGGTGACGCGCTCCCCTCGGAATCGCGGATCGCGGCCTCCTTCGGCGTCAGCAAGCCGATCGCGCGCGAGGCCATCCGCCAGCTCGCAGCGATGGGCGTCGTCCATATCCAGCAGGGCAAGGTCACGCGCGTGCAGGCGCTGAATGCCGCCCCGCTCGACCGCTTCTTCCGTTTCGCCGTCAGCGGCAGCAAGACCGGGCTGATTGAGGCGGTCGAACTGCGCCGCATCCTCGAGCCGCCGATCGCCGCCCATAGCGCCGAGCGCCGCAGCGACGCCGATCTCGAGCGCCTGCGAGGGATTCTGCAGCGCATGGAAGCCGCACTCGGCGACGTGCCGCTCTGGATCGAGGCCGATCTCGATTTCCACGAGGCCATCGCCGCGTCAGCGGGGAACCGCCTGCTCGATTTCCAGATCAGGGGCCTGCGCCCGGTGATCCGGCAGGTGATGGAGATCTTCAATTCGCGCGAGGCCCGCACCAAGGCCGATTGGCGCCGGACCTATGAGCGGCATGTCCGCGTCGTCGAGGCCATCGCCATCGGCGACGCCGCGGCAGCGCAAGCCGCCATGAACAAGCATTTCGAAGCGGCTGAAGCCGCCATCGCGGAAATCGCGGCATCCCGGGAGGAATATCATGACGGCAGGACAAGGGCTCGACCGTAG
- a CDS encoding ABC transporter substrate-binding protein, translating into MTAGQGLDRRELLVGIAGLGIAGLSFAGLKAAPAFAQTGPLNVFAHRVMQTVATGTQGGDITRDWSQKTGTTIQWTTFDTGPLQERLFREASLGETSVDVGFLLNTQAIPRAANLFEPLDDYLKRDPLEDAADIFPGLMEGMKVGGKQLAIPFRHASSGLHYNEELLAEKGFSKPPATIEEMIEIARACTYRRSDGTAVTGLCMPGVTYPNVIDLARAWDGDFITADFKCVADQPAMLNAIKLLRALFESGAFPRNFATLSPEDVNVWMQTGRAAMSLQSMGRNRIYNDPQKSKFPGKIKTVAVPASKTLAGKYDAAPAKVEFWGLVIPRNARRKELSWSFIKAMVAKEATLKAALNGNGPVRASTYADAGFAGTVPYAAEELKVLKVARVPMPAFDEAARAGDLFKEEAEAAVLGLKTPEEAMASLVKRVQPLLPA; encoded by the coding sequence ATGACGGCAGGACAAGGGCTCGACCGTAGAGAACTGCTCGTTGGCATCGCAGGCCTGGGCATCGCAGGTCTGAGCTTCGCCGGGCTGAAGGCTGCACCTGCCTTTGCACAGACAGGTCCGCTCAACGTCTTCGCCCACCGCGTCATGCAGACGGTCGCAACCGGCACGCAGGGCGGCGACATCACCAGGGATTGGAGCCAGAAGACCGGCACCACAATCCAGTGGACGACCTTCGACACCGGCCCGCTGCAGGAGCGATTATTCCGCGAGGCGAGCCTCGGCGAGACCTCCGTCGATGTCGGTTTCCTCCTGAACACCCAGGCGATCCCGCGCGCCGCCAACCTGTTCGAACCGCTCGACGACTATCTCAAGCGCGACCCGCTGGAGGATGCAGCCGACATCTTCCCGGGGCTGATGGAGGGAATGAAGGTCGGCGGAAAGCAGCTCGCCATCCCCTTCCGCCATGCCTCCTCGGGCCTGCACTACAATGAGGAGCTTCTGGCCGAGAAGGGCTTCAGCAAGCCGCCGGCGACGATCGAGGAAATGATCGAGATCGCGCGCGCCTGCACCTATCGCCGCAGCGACGGCACGGCGGTGACGGGCCTGTGCATGCCAGGCGTGACCTATCCCAATGTGATCGACCTCGCGCGCGCCTGGGACGGCGATTTCATCACGGCCGACTTCAAATGCGTCGCCGACCAGCCGGCCATGCTGAACGCGATCAAGCTCCTGCGCGCGCTCTTCGAAAGCGGGGCGTTTCCGCGCAATTTCGCGACGCTCTCGCCCGAGGACGTCAATGTCTGGATGCAGACCGGCCGCGCCGCGATGAGCCTGCAAAGCATGGGCCGCAACCGCATCTACAACGACCCGCAGAAGTCGAAATTTCCAGGCAAAATCAAGACGGTCGCGGTGCCGGCCTCGAAGACGCTCGCCGGGAAATACGACGCTGCGCCAGCCAAGGTCGAGTTCTGGGGTCTCGTCATCCCCAGGAACGCCAGGCGCAAGGAGCTCTCCTGGAGCTTCATCAAGGCGATGGTCGCGAAGGAGGCGACGCTGAAGGCAGCGCTCAACGGCAATGGCCCGGTGCGGGCCTCGACCTATGCCGATGCAGGCTTCGCCGGAACCGTGCCCTATGCGGCCGAGGAGCTGAAGGTGCTGAAGGTCGCGCGCGTGCCGATGCCCGCCTTCGACGAAGCCGCACGTGCCGGCGACCTGTTCAAGGAAGAAGCGGAAGCCGCCGTGCTCGGGCTGAAGACGCCGGAGGAGGCGATGGCCTCGCTGGTCAAGCGCGTGCAGCCGCTGCTCCCCGCCTGA